One Loxodonta africana isolate mLoxAfr1 chromosome 4, mLoxAfr1.hap2, whole genome shotgun sequence genomic region harbors:
- the EID3 gene encoding EP300-interacting inhibitor of differentiation 3, with protein MSTEKDSQKEGEERRQESEPTITGSEYPPNRAEGEGSMNVVAVRASGRKDSFNFGKVFLDPALEEPEGDEEEYRSIRKQYRALIYQVQDQRHDIVNTANESLTEALEEANGLFDGVTRTREAALDAQFLVMAADLGKEKSRQLRSDVSLFNQAAFCDFLFTFVGVSGLEEKHDRLDDGDEGRVRYFWETLQRKAASWTLRAETFHFMLGSFNSEPSVPRPRQRRRRVRSVEEKSAMPKKLKRMDLNNNQETTEREVERILGLLQTYFRMHPNSSVSYFEFVVDPHSFARTVENIFYVSFIIRDGYARISLDQDRLPVLQPVSNNQMGEEYDSGPSGMKQGIISLSLQDWRNIVATFQISKPMITKE; from the coding sequence ATGTCTACCGAAAAAGATTCCCAGAAGGAAGGCGAAGAAAGAAGACAGGAGTCAGAGCCGACCATCACCGGCAGTGAGTACCCTCCGAATCGTGCGGAGGGGGAAGGCTCAATGAATGTGGTGGCGGTGAGGGCTAGTGGCCGCAAAGACAGTTTCAACTTTGGGAAGGTATTCCTAGATCCAGCCCTCGAAGAGCCTGAAGGTGACGAAGAGGAATATCGGAGTATCCGCAAACAGTACCGGGCGCTCATCTATCAAGTCCAAGATCAACGTCATGACATAGTGAACACAGCGAACGAGTCATTAACAGAAGCACTTGAAGAAGCTAATGGCTTGTTTGATGGAGTGACGCGAACGAGAGAAGCAGCCCTCGATGCCCAGTTTCTTGTTATGGCTGCTGATTTGGGTAAAGAAAAATCAAGGCAGTTAAGAAGTGATGTGAGCCTTTTTAATCAAGCAGCGTTTTGTGACTTTCTGTTCACGTTCGTGGGTGTGAGTGGCTTGGAAGAGAAGCATGATCGGTTAGATGATGGGGATGAAGGCAGAGTTCGTTACTTCTGGGAGACATTACAGAGGAAAGCAGCATCCTGGACATTGAGAGCTGAAACATTCCACTTTATGCTCGGGTCATTTAACTCAGAGCCTTCTGTGCCAAGGCCACGACAACGGAGACGACGAGTTCGCAGCGTGGAAGAAAAAAGCGCTATGCCTAAGAAGCTGAAGAGGATGGATCTGAATAATAATCAGGAAACAACAGAAAGAGAAGTAGAAAGAATCTTGGGACTGTTGCAGACTTACTTTAGAATGCACCCTAATTCTTCTGTGTCCTATTTTGAGTTTGTGGTTGATCCACACTCATTTGCTCGCACTGTGGAGaatatattttatgtttcttttatCATAAGGGATGGTTATGCAAGAATAAGTCTTGACCAAGACAGGTTGCCAGTATTACAGCCAGTTAGTAATAACCAAATGGGTGAGGAGTATGATTCCGGTCCCTCTGGTATGAAACAAGGAATTATATCTTTGAGTTTACAGGACTGGAGAAATATCGTGGCTACTTTTCAAATTTCAAAGCCTATGATCACAAAAGAGTAA